In Chiloscyllium punctatum isolate Juve2018m chromosome 10, sChiPun1.3, whole genome shotgun sequence, a single window of DNA contains:
- the cxcr1 gene encoding C-X-C chemokine receptor type 2, producing MDIKQFEFGDIDFGDLFENYANNYDGYNIDSDTLPCTSVVNESINIALAVIYSLVCFLAVTGNVIVMIVLLYNRRAITSTDIYLLHLTVADLLFAMTLPFWAVDAVSGWVFGNAMCKIISMLQEINFYSGILLLACISIDRYLSIVYATQSHKHKRPFIIKLVCAAVWLLAMVLSLPVLYKGKYTPPGSNRQICYEILDGESAKTWRVTTRFLRHFIGFLIPLAAMVLCYSVTIQKLRQTKGFQKHKAMKVIIVVVLAFLICWFPHNIMVFIDTLMRSKLIAETCDIHSRIDRALIGTQSLGFLHSCINPIIYGFIGVKFRSHLVKLLVTKGIMKQSNDSRYMRSASSSSTVM from the coding sequence ATGGACATCAAGCAGTTTGAATTTGGAGATATTGACTTTGGTGATTTATTTGAAAATTATGCAAATAATTATGATGGTTACAATATTGATTCAGACACGTTGCCCTGTACTTCTGTCGTGAATGAGTCAATCAACATAGCTCTGGCTGTTATCTATAGCCTGGTGTGCTTCCTTGCTGTGACAGGCAACGTGATCGTAATGATTGTCCTACTTTATAATCGACGGGCCATAACATCCACAGATATCTACCTGCTTCATCTGAcagtggctgatctgctctttgCCATGACCTTGCCTTTTTGGGCCGTGGATGCCGTATCTGGCTGGGTGTTTGGTAATGCCATGTGTAAAATTATCAGCATGTTGCAGGAGATTAACTTCTACAGTGGGATTTTATTGCTGGCTTGTATCAGTATTGATCGCTATCTGTCCATTGTCTATGCTACACAATCCCACAAACATAAGAGACCATTTATAATTAAGCTGGTTTGTGCTGCTGTTTGGTTGCTGGCTATGGTTCTGTCTTTACCAGTTTTATACAAGGGTAAATATACTCCACCCGGTTCCAACAGACAGATATGTTATGAGATACTTGATGGAGAATCAGCAAAAACGTGGAGAGTGACCACCAGATTTTTGCGGCATTTTATTGGGTTTCTTATCCCTCTGGCTGCCATGGTTTTGTGCTACAGTGTGACAATCCAGAAACTGCGTCAAACGAAGGGATTTCAGAAACATAAAGCCATGAAAGTCATCATCGTGGTGGTGTTGGCTTTTCTCATTTGTTGGTTCCCACACAATATTATGGTGTTCATCGACACACTGATGAGGAGCAAACTCATTGCTGAGACTTGTGACATACACAGTCGCATTGACAGAGCTCTCATTGGAACTCAAAGTTTGGGATTCTTGCACAGCTGCATTAACCCAATCATATATGGGTTTATTGGGGTGAAATTCAGGAGTCATCTGGTTAAACTCTTGGTTACAAAAGGAATCATGAAGCAAAGCAATGATTCACGATATATGAGATCTGCATCGTCTTCCTCAACTGTCATGTAG